GAGTTAGTCATTAGAAACTTGAAGGCGAAAAGCGGTGAAAACTTTTAATCATCGAATTTCAGAGACGAACTGTAACTTTATGCTcaggaaaattttgttttcgtcaATGCTTtgattaaaattacattttcatcTAACTGAGAATGGGTAAGTGAtcaattttataataattatagcGGCGTATATTAGTAAATGTTATAAATCATGGTCACCCCCATTCGATGTCTTTTGCATGCTTTATGTTTATATGCTTTTTTAGCTTTGTGTTCTTCACACCCATACACTACTCAGTTTATTGGAGCTTAtagttttcttgcttgtttttcagctttttttcgGCTTCTTAAGCGTGTCTTCTTTGTGTCAGTGACCTTTTGCTAGATTGTCTTTCTACCCATGTAAGATAGCTTAATTACTCatttattctcattttcttcatgaaagctgctacttatctatttcgttttcttttgttatatttgCACAGAGAAGTTAAATGTAAGAGgtgctgttttcttttgtgttttcatcAAAATAGGTCGTTTTGGGTACACAGCTGACCTAGGTTCTAACTCTGGAACGTACAGTCTTCCAAGAACTGAGATTGAGGGAAGGTGCTACAGACCCCTGCAGCAGTCGGTGACGAACACAACAGACCCACATTTTCAGCTACAACCTTTCATTCATCGCCCGTTcgaagatgaaaatgaagatgagaCGTATACCAAAATAATTGACGAGGACATGGACTGTGATCCAGGATATCAGACACACCACGACGCCATCTCTCACCAGGTGTGTGGTGTCACTCCATCTTTTCGCGACAGTGACGGGGAGGACTATAACAGACTTTGTCATCAAAGTAAAAGAGATGAGCCCACAGACTGCGTGCCAGATGCTGAGGAGAACTATCATCATTTTCGTTGTCCTACTCGATCGCCCGAAGCACGACTATCTGACGGATATGATTTGGCAAAAACAGTAACTGATGCTCACGTCTGCTtcatgaaagacaaagagacacCTGCCTATGACAACTCTTCCAATGACCACATTTCGCAAGACATTAATGCTAATACTGTCCGTGATGATATATCACTTGACGACACTTCCGATGAACACACTCCACATGACGATTCTCAGGATAACAATACTCCTCATCACCAGACTTTCCATGACTACACTGTCTCTGAAGAAGATTCCCGTAACAACCCTTCTTATGAGAGCGATTCCCATGAGAACTATTCTCCTCGCCATACTCTCGATGACAACACTTCTCGCCACAAAGCTACCCCTAATCCCACCCCTCTTGACAACCTGGCTGACGACAAACATCCAGGGGAAGTCAGCCGCATCTCGTCTTGTCCCCATCATGAGAACATTTCTGCAGTTATAACTGCCAATAACAACGACGACATCCATGAACCTTTCCAACAAGCAGTCAAATCTCAGCCTACCTACCCTGGGAATTAACTTAGGAAGGTTTAAGAACCAAGAGCAGATGCATCCTTGACGTTGATGACAAAGACGAGGACAGTTGTCGTAGTTGCTGCTGTCAGTCACATACCCGACCTCGCCAGTCCAATACGGTTGCCGTGTGCTCTCAGTAAGAATCTAATGCTAGTGTGTGTGGTCAGTGTTAAGTCATGTCTGTCAGCATGTGCCTGATTCTACATGGTCAGTGTCTCGAAGTTGAGGAAACGCAGGACATTCTCTGATTCAGACGGCCAGGAAGATTATTATAGATGAGAGCCACGTACTAGGTAACGGATGTTGGCCCTTTGCCATCTGGGAAGTGTTTCTGTGCCTTCAAACAGccacaacataacacaacactTTTGTACCAAGGTTTGAACAGGTTGAACAGGCGTTGTTGGTCTGCAACTCAAGCCAATGTGTGAAGAATTGAGAATGTgggttgtatatatatattctaatcGTACCTTAATGTACTTTGTGTATCATACTTGTCTGTGAATGGCGAAGTTAGAAACGATTTCAAAATTCCTCTCTAAagagataataaaattattgtcatcCTTACATTCTTTTTGTCCCatccgtctttctctctctagtgtatgtgtatgttttgtgtgtatgtattgtttgttttaatgagtaCATACACATGAAAATACAAGCTAGTGGATTATTATACATGTGAAaccagaaagaagagagaaggaagtaCATAgaggttttaaaatatttatagtatAACCCTAGTAACTGCGTTCTTTCTGTATTCTTCGTAATTGCATAGTTCCtaagaagaaagaacatttattatttaagaacTCTGTCTTTCACAGACACATCTGCTACAGGAATTGCGTGTTGACCTGAAAGTTTTCACTTCAAGAAAtctgtaaaaaagaaactacCATCTCAAACAAACTCGCTTCTTTCAAGAAAACTAGCCTCCGATCTCGATACACACGAAACTATAATGAATATTCACTGAGAGAGTGCTGGATGTGTTGAATAAACACTTCTTTCTGTTCACCAGGCGAAGGCAACAATTTCTGGTTACTAGCGAGGTTTAAAACTTCCTGATTGTGTTCAAAACTACATTTACAAGCCGTGTACACAACATCTGATTAAGTGAAGAGGATTTGCCACAACACAGGAAACACATGGCCAGACCTTGAAAGACAATCTGATCGACACATGAACAGCGATGCTGAAAGGGAAAAGCGTTGCAGATAACAAAAACATTGAACATCATGGTAAAGGCCAACATACaaagcacaaaacacaaaaattgttgcggccctgtgctcctcgaggagtaacaagagcTAAACTAAACAAGAATATTCTCAAAACTGCAATTTTTGCTAGCTACTATTActtacattaataataaaagatatagATGTAATatgctttaattttattaacatttctttagaATACATTATTGTTAcgaatattattttaatttaatatcatttttaaatcacataAACATTTCTCCCAAAGACCCATTCGTGGCTGGATTAACGTGAAAGTTCAGTAATAATGTCCATCGACAAATAACATAATAAGAGACAAAAAATGAGACGTTTCTCTGCTGAATACTGTggaatgtttatttatcatattAACCCAATGTATCGATTCCTTCCTGAAATAAAACGCACCTTTCTCTCACTCgctctgtatgtgtatgtgtatgtgcatgtgtatgtgtacgtgtatatatatatgtgtgtatgtgtgcagaaTAGAATTTTAATGCATTCGTACTTTAATAACTAACCAATTCACTTTTCTTGTGCCTAAGTACTTGTAATTCCTCTGTTGATGTGTACACTGTATACGGTATGTATTCTCAAAGACTCTCGACCCAACAAAGAATCAATGAACACTTTCAGTATTAGGTTAGTGTGGCTAGCAATGACAAGAATGAGAAATGTGAGGTAGCAAGGTCCAATATTCTATCACAATTGAGTCCGATAAGAATCAAATTCTACGTTAGTGATAGACCAGCATAAATCGACTTCGTTCTTTCAGTAAAGTCCCAGTATTAAGCGACTCTTAAGGCTCGAGACGGAGGACTATATCAATATATGTCAACATCTAGTCAGCATGCCTGAAAGAGACGTTTCCATAGCAACCGTTCCATCTCTTGTACAGTAGGGTCGCGTGTTAAGTTGGTAAACAACAGCAATGTTCAATCATTGTCTACAGAAGGTAACCGATTTCTTGGGGTTACTTAGACCGTGAACCCCACTGgacagttttttaaattattttttaagaaatggcATTCAATGTATTCCTTTAAAGTTCATATACAGCTGAAACATCAAGCAAACGGCAGGTGGCAGCATTGTAATACGCGGGAAAATTGATTTCCACCTGGAGAAAAATGCTGTCTGTACTACAGGGTCCAAAATAAGTAGCAGGCTGAAAAATCTCTAACTGTAGggacaaataaattaacatatccTCTCTGCATCTCTTTTTATCTTAGTCGTCATATCATGGCTTTATCTCCACTAAATTGCTCAAACACTCGACAATCAAACATTTACCTTCATCAattatccattaaaaaaaactgaaccaCTAGTCCTCATTTATAATCTAACTTTTTCGATAATCATTCCAGTTATTTTATTCGATCATTCATCTATTGATGCTCATCTATTATCCCATACGTTCTTTCTTTACTggatttatcaatttttttcaatctatCTACATTCGTTATTTATCAAATTTCATGGATTCGTATAGTATCATTCAGCAACCATTTATCATCTACCTAAACTTTAACGTACGAATAGTCTTAGTCTCAAATAAGATTGCAAACGGGAAAATTATTCATTtagcgatatatatatatattgattaaTAATACTGTTGCTTTCCATCCAAGGCTAATACATTGTTGTTACATCGTGTAATTTGGCAAAATATGTATTTCACGTAGTCTTATTACACAATCTAATGTCACAGTATCATCAACTGTCAAAGATACAAAGATATTTCTGTTAAACTTACTCAAAGACAATGTGAGTGAATACTTGAAGTGTACAAAGAATTGGACTTTAATGGGACGTCACTACTTCTCCCGACACAAACTGTGTATCTGCTCTCTAAACTTTGACCCCATGACGTAGTACACACAGAAATGGACTGAGGAGCGAACTCCGCGACACGCGAGAACAATATACCAAACCGTAAAGTTGACAGTAATGTACATCCTGGTGGAATACAGCTCTTGTAGGACAAGAGAAAATATCTGAACACCAATATTGGGCATCacacagatgagaaagagaactGAGGTCCcgatcaacatccgggttacTGCCATCTCTTTACTCGACATACTAGAACCGAGATGTTCAGTCTTCTGTGTCCCAGTCGTCATGTTTGTCAtcgactttctttttttaacagctgCATTGAGTTTCATTGCTGTAATGGTAGTGCACATCCCTATGACAATGTAGAACGTGGTTGGTAGCACTGTCGAGTAGATAATAATATCGAAAATGTCAAGGATTTTCTTGTTGTCCATATAGTACCTGAAAAATGACACAACTATTTCATTAAATAGGTTTTTGCTGAACTCCTGTTTAAATACACCACAAAAGTGCTCGTGATGGTagttttaattaatgataaCCTGTTTGCTTGCTTTCAGACTTACCTGATTAAATGCTGTCTACATGGTTACATGCCACTTAGGTAACTTGAATGATCTAACATAGGTTTTGCGAAAAGTACAAAGAGAGAACTGTAAGGATTACTTTTTATTGATGTGTTAGTGTACCTGTAAGAAAAGATATCAAaccaaaagcaagaaaaacaaacactattTGTTATCTTCGCAGAAGAGAAGAAGTTAAGGATGGAAACTAGTTTAAGATAAAGGCACGCCTCGTGAAAAAATGTAACacacagtaaaataataaatacctGCTTATAAAGAAATTACGAAACGTTGATTATCCACAgagattatttcaaaacatttttgtctgtgATGTAACACGTTATACTTTGTTAAGACCGCGTTTTAGTATCAAATATGTCTTAGAAGATGGTCTATGATATgatgttaaaattgtttaaaccttttctttaaaatatgtttacttttgAAGTATTTATCTTTGGCCTAAAATGTATGTCTCAGAAATATCTTGTATAATCAGAGTTTCCGTTCCGCTCACTCCTAATTCTCATTGTTGACACACCTATTTCTTGTACCTTTGATTGTCGGTTCATTTCTAGTCATCGGTGTCAGCGCACTGAGTTCAAATCCACATATTCTACTTTACATATCCTACTTTTTgctggttcccagtcacttaatccccagacacttcatccccgacacttcatccccgacacttcatcccctagacttttaatccccagacacttaatccctaaactaaatccttaactataaaaattatgaagtcagcgaaaaatttaattgaaattcaaattcaaatcatgctattaacttcaacgtcatttgaacatctacaacattagttaaagttcatataagctagtaaatttaatgttcttcaacaatatgatatgaaaattgttcttgagtgtcggggatgaagtgtcggggattaagtgtctggggattaaaagtctcggggatgaagtgtcggggatgaagtgtcggggatgaagtgtctggggattaagtgaccggacaccctTTTTGCTATTTTGTGACGTGGCCAATACCCTTACTGTGTCAAAGTTACGAAGGACCTGGTGATGTTGGCAGACGGATCGTACATAAAACTGATGGTTTGCTTGGGAATCATGATAGCACACATCCCGGCCATCAGAACgacgcagcagacgacaacaatggcggtcatggtggacgtcttcagCAGCCGCTTGGCGTGGaggggactgacgacacagaaacagcgCTCACAGGCGATGACAGCCGACAGCAACTGAGAGGCCCACTCGACGCTGATTAAACCTGCATCAGTAACGATATGCAGTTCTCTAATGTTTATTACTTATTAAGTGAAAAAACTCATGTTTAGTATTAAATGATTGTAAgtcacacagaaaataaaaataactactAGGTTTGCATATCCTTGACTTtgcaaaactgaaaacaaaaaagaatgtcTGTAAAGTCAAAAAAATTCTAGCATTTCTAAgacttactttaaaaaaaaataaaaaaagaagacagctaAAGATCATCGCAAGCACTCACCTCCCAAATAGGTTATTGTGAACCAGGTGTCTGGACTAACGTGTTTTCTCACTCGGTCCTCGACAAACACGAGAAGCAGGATGACGACGTTGACGAGGTCAGCCAGCgccaggaggaagagacagacgtTGATTCTCTCTCCAAGACCCTGTCTGTAGAACACCATGGCGCTCACCACGTTGCCGGGGATTCCAAGGAACAGAAGAAAGGGAATCATGAACCAGCACATGGCCGCCATGATGATCTCGTAAATCTTGATAGGACACAGATAAAACTTCGCAAACTGAGgcataagataaaataaaagaaaaatgcgTTAGCTAACAACAATAATGCTCAAATATAACACTAAATTGTAAAGCTGATGTTATGCATTGTTgctatatgttgttgttgttgttgtcttactTCAGCAGATAAAATGTTCGTCTCATAGTTGGACAGCTGTAAATTTGTGGTTGTGAAGCAACTCTCAGTGGCGTTTTCCCATGGTTTCAGATCCGATGATATGTTGTCTAACATGGGTTCCATGCCTGTCAGTGATGTCGCATAGAAAGACAACCAAGTAGCATGTCTTTCACTTTTACTACACAAAGTGCTCTCCCCGTAAAGTAATGTTTAATTCAGATACGGAATCCTCCCAGGTACTAAGACGCTAAATGATCTGAAGAAGTGTTTGTAACCAACAATGAATCCCATCAGCTGGTTTCTGGTAGCTCGAGGCAAATTGTTATCAGAGTCACAGGCAAGTATGTGAACTACCATCACTTTTATCTGCTTCTTCTAAGTTAATATACATCAGTTAATAATAAAGAGCAAACACTGTAACTATCGCTTGGATAATTAAACAATATTACAAGGAAATTGGGGAAATACGAAAATCCCATGTAGCGATTGATCACTTAAGTATAGAGAAATGTCAAGAACGTAGGTTTAAAGGATTTTTACTGATGACATACGTTGATTCCTGTAAGAACATTTAATTATAGAGGTTTCTGTACAAGGAGAAACTGTCAAGGTGCAGcccttgtttttttaatctcaattaaaacaaaataatttcatgtgGAAGAAGTATAATTCTACATATATCCTTTGATGTAACTACGATTGTAGGCATTTTTACAgcaaaattatataaaacaaatagctaaaaaatattaataactgcATAGGTtatgtggaaaataaaataatatatttgtatatgtgttgtCCTGCATTAATGGGCATGGTGCTTGTATACTTGTGCACGCGATCGTTCATAAACATGGCATTTAATTAGTAGCTCATCCTGTCTTCTACTAGATAGTCGGTTTGAGTCACAGTGTTTCGTTTCTTCCTTCACTATTGGTCGGTTAGATGTTCTCTGCAGGTTTGCCTTCTGGGCGCAGATGTAACTGTTTACCTCTACTAGCCACGTCAATAGAACAaaaatttttcctttgtttaagGTAAGTACGAAATTTCTCTGTTTCATTGCTGCCCTAAATGATTGGGAGGACCTGGAGACGCAACCCATGATTAATTAACAGTAAAGTAACATGTTGGGAGGATGTCTGTAAGGTGGACCAGAGAATCTTTGAGTGTATGTTCTGAAAGCTGGCTGGTCATCTGCTATCCTGGTCACGTGGGcgcttgtctgtctgctgatGGATGCCAGGGAGACCTACTCATGGCGTCAGGACCCACGTGATAGCACACGTGATGGTTCTCGCTCATAGTAAGGGACATGTGTTACAACTGCCTAACCATATTGAGTCTTTTGAGACAGCTTTCCCCTCTTCGTCATCAGGAGGACCTTTTCGTGTGACATAAGAGGAGAGAACTACAATTACAGCAACAGTGCTGACATGATGGCCCAGTCTTGGTCGGACATGGTCTATAAATGGCGCCCACGTATGATGATACACTCTTGTCGCATCATTTGATTTGACCACATTGGACAAATCTCGATACGACCACAAACCTTTTGTGTAAATGTAcacataataaatttattagtAAATGTGGATGTAATCACAAATTTACTATTAAACTGGATTTTCGTAgaaaatatggatcacatatatACTGGAGAGATGTGCGTGTggcaagggaagtaacaagTGAGGCACTAAGACGATCCATAGAGAACTACAGAATTCCACTGATtcacaataataaatgaataactATTTTTGGATtacagttattaaaaatatgtagtTGTACAAGTATTTCAATCGGTTTAAGGTTTGATCCACTTCATCATTGCCAGCCTTAACATAAAGACAGTTGCCTTCCATGTAGACAGTCGCTCAACTCCttcacattctttctttatctttcacaGCAGACATTGCATGATTAAAATTATGACTTTGACCATAATGTACGCTGGCACATTAACTTgtatattatctttttattttcgttttctgtttctctcaaCCCTGCCCAGCCCTGTCGATTCATTTCGAAAACTTAAGAAAACCTCTTATACTCAATTAAAATCACAATACGGTCacgaaataaatgtttttgttgacaatTGCAAAATGCAGTGGTGGCCAACCTTATCTTGCCCGAGGactgcactggacatgatataaaatcccGCGGGACAGAACATGGGGAGGTTTTCTCCAGGTATCCCAGtttccgtctctctctcctcacatTGTGAGAAATCGCCGTACGGTGGAAGCACTTTCATATTAAATAAACCAACTAACCGTGGCtggtggttttgccagaatcatatgtcgttaaaaatgaaactttgtTATGGCTAGTTAAATTGAGTGGGCCGGATGAGGCGCCTTCATAGACCGTAGATTGAGCACCTCTGGCATAATGGTAgcaaagaatgataaaaattttgcttctaatttgcaattttattttaatctcgttttaaacaaaaataagacagacagatagacaggcAGACAACTCTTGTCACCATGACTGTGGGAAAAAAGTCACCAGATGACAATAATATGCATCCGATATCCATTTTTGATAAAAGCAAACTTTGCCATGTAAACTGTCAAAGATAAGAAAGCTCGCAAGCTGCCGCACAGGTTACAATATTCATACATAACAGCAGTAGCCTAGTACTGAG
This is a stretch of genomic DNA from Pomacea canaliculata isolate SZHN2017 linkage group LG3, ASM307304v1, whole genome shotgun sequence. It encodes these proteins:
- the LOC112560530 gene encoding uncharacterized protein LOC112560530 gives rise to the protein MASSWLLVLLALSCGAFGRQKFECTKWIVKEEKSSDETAKDRINCSFHEENNTINVETPISCLNSSELAELTKSRHFHHAVKLSFSSNNSLYTIELKKKDNDEESERRDCWCRFCKNKAVKCRTCSPTSGHHRKAQHWDKLTFILVIVAIVGGIFLFLFVIFRKKIVKTWKSNNDSTVATRKPCTDMTGEMALGRFGYTADLGSNSGTYSLPRTEIEGRCYRPLQQSVTNTTDPHFQLQPFIHRPFEDENEDETYTKIIDEDMDCDPGYQTHHDAISHQVCGVTPSFRDSDGEDYNRLCHQSKRDEPTDCVPDAEENYHHFRCPTRSPEARLSDGYDLAKTVTDAHVCFMKDKETPAYDNSSNDHISQDINANTVRDDISLDDTSDEHTPHDDSQDNNTPHHQTFHDYTVSEEDSRNNPSYESDSHENYSPRHTLDDNTSRHKATPNPTPLDNLADDKHPGEVSRISSCPHHENISAVITANNNDDIHEPFQQAVKSQPTYPGN